The sequence AACATTAGTTCGATCTCAGGTATTATGGGCGGCCCCTTTGCTTTTAATGAGGGCGAAAAAGCGGAGCGATCTGGACCGGCTTATGCGGCCTCCAAAGGCGGCGTGATTGCGTTTACACGCTGGGTTGCCAAAGAAGTAGGCCGGTTAGGGATTACTTGCAACAGCATTGCCCCAGGACCAGTAGCAACGGAGATCACGAAAGGAATGAACTATCCATTGGCCAATCAAGTGATCCAACGGATGGGTACACCAGAAGATATTGCAGCAGCCGTTGTCTATTTAGCGTCTCCCCAAGCCGACTATGTGACAGGGGAAGTATTAAAAGTATGCGGAGGAAGTGCAATCGGATAAAAAGAGGGAGTGATGAAATGAAGGAGCGTGTGTCCCATCTCTTTAAGGCGTCGGAGAGCCAAACCTATTTCGGTTCGATTTGTGCGGGAGAAGACTTGATGGACAAAATCATTGAGTTATGCGAACAACACGGCATTCGTTCAGGGATGGTCACCTGCATTGGCTCGCTGAAGCAAGCCGGTTTCACGGTTTTTAAAATGAAAAACGGGCGTACAGACGGCTATGCCCCACCTACCGTTATTGCTGAGCCGGTGGAACTAATCCAAGCAACTGGGTTTATTTGTGAAGATGAACATGGAAAACTAGATCTCCATTTGCATGGCATCATTGAAAAACAAG is a genomic window of Shouchella clausii containing:
- a CDS encoding PPC domain-containing DNA-binding protein; its protein translation is MKERVSHLFKASESQTYFGSICAGEDLMDKIIELCEQHGIRSGMVTCIGSLKQAGFTVFKMKNGRTDGYAPPTVIAEPVELIQATGFICEDEHGKLDLHLHGIIEKQDETVSAGHFLRGYNKVCITAEYCVISAGHVTGKRHYDPSLGYKVINFHHSGVGGD